Proteins encoded in a region of the Streptomyces sp. NBC_00258 genome:
- a CDS encoding NADH-quinone oxidoreductase subunit M has protein sequence MSFPLLTATAVLPAIGAIATAAVPAARRTAAKWLALIVSLATLVLALVVLIRFDPDGDRYQLTESHAWIADFGVRYELGVDGIAVALIALTALLIPFVILAGWHDADPLETNSSRWRPTQGFFALILGVEAMVIISFEATDVFLFYIFFEAMLIPMYFLIGGFGDRAHAGSDEHAAAQRSYAAVKFLLYNLVGGLIMLAAVIGLYVVAGNFSLQEIAEARANGTLDMATNTERWLFLGFFFAFAVKAPLWPLHTWLPNAMGEATAPVAVLITAVVDKVGTFAMLRFCLQLFPEASKWATPVILVLALISIIYGALLAVGQRDIKRLVAYASISHFGFIIMGIFAMTSQGQSGATLYMVNHGISTAALMLVAGFLISRRGSRLIADYGGVQKVAPVLAGTFLIGSLATLSLPGLAPFVSEFLVLVGTFTRYPVIGIIATFGIVLAALYTLVLYQRTMTGPVKPEVSAMPDLRVRELAVVAPLIALLIFLGVYPKPLTDIVNPAVKQTMSDVQKTDPKPEVEAAP, from the coding sequence ATGTCCTTTCCTCTGCTGACAGCGACGGCGGTGCTCCCTGCGATCGGGGCCATCGCCACGGCCGCCGTGCCGGCCGCGCGCCGCACCGCAGCCAAGTGGCTGGCGCTGATCGTCTCGCTCGCCACCCTGGTACTCGCCCTGGTCGTCCTGATCCGCTTCGACCCCGACGGCGACCGCTACCAGCTCACCGAATCGCACGCCTGGATCGCGGACTTCGGGGTGCGGTACGAACTGGGCGTGGACGGCATCGCGGTGGCGCTCATCGCGCTGACCGCCCTGCTGATCCCGTTCGTGATCCTCGCGGGCTGGCACGACGCCGACCCGCTGGAGACCAACAGCAGCCGCTGGCGCCCGACCCAGGGCTTCTTCGCCCTGATCCTCGGCGTCGAGGCGATGGTGATCATCTCCTTCGAGGCCACCGACGTCTTCCTCTTCTACATCTTCTTCGAAGCCATGCTCATCCCGATGTACTTCCTCATCGGCGGCTTCGGGGACCGTGCCCACGCGGGCTCGGACGAGCACGCGGCGGCCCAGCGCTCGTACGCCGCGGTGAAGTTCCTCCTCTACAACCTGGTCGGCGGCCTGATCATGCTGGCCGCCGTGATCGGTCTCTACGTAGTGGCCGGAAACTTCTCGCTCCAGGAGATCGCCGAGGCCCGGGCCAACGGCACGCTGGACATGGCGACCAACACCGAGCGATGGCTCTTCCTGGGCTTCTTCTTCGCCTTCGCGGTGAAGGCGCCCCTGTGGCCGCTGCACACCTGGCTGCCCAACGCGATGGGGGAGGCAACGGCCCCGGTCGCCGTCCTGATCACCGCGGTGGTCGACAAGGTCGGCACCTTCGCGATGCTCCGCTTCTGCCTCCAGCTCTTCCCGGAGGCCTCGAAGTGGGCGACGCCGGTCATCCTCGTACTCGCCCTGATCAGCATCATCTACGGGGCGCTGCTCGCGGTCGGCCAGCGTGACATCAAGCGGCTGGTGGCGTACGCGTCGATCTCCCACTTCGGGTTCATCATCATGGGCATCTTCGCCATGACGAGCCAGGGCCAGTCGGGCGCGACGCTCTACATGGTCAACCACGGGATCTCGACCGCCGCGCTGATGCTGGTGGCCGGCTTCCTGATCTCGCGGCGCGGCTCGCGTCTGATCGCCGACTACGGAGGGGTGCAGAAAGTCGCCCCGGTGCTCGCGGGCACCTTCCTGATCGGCAGCCTCGCGACGCTGTCCCTGCCGGGGCTCGCGCCGTTCGTGAGTGAGTTCCTGGTCCTGGTCGGCACGTTCACGCGCTACCCGGTGATCGGGATCATCGCCACCTTCGGCATCGTCCTCGCCGCGCTCTACACGCTCGTGCTCTACCAGCGGACGATGACCGGCCCGGTGAAGCCCGAGGTGTCGGCCATGCCCGACCTCCGGGTGCGGGAACTCGCGGTGGTCGCCCCGCTGATCGCCCTGCTGATCTTCCTCGGCGTCTACCCGAAGCCCCTCACCGACATCGTCAACCCGGCGGTCAAACAGACCATGTCCGACGTACAGAAGACAGACCCCAAGCCCGAGGTGGAGGCGGCCCCGTGA
- the nuoL gene encoding NADH-quinone oxidoreductase subunit L, which translates to MENLIALLVAAPLLGAAVLLCGGRRLDAVGHLIGTALSSVSFVIGAILFADMLGKDAEHRAIGQHLFSWIPVEGFQADVAFQLDQLSMTFVLLITGVGSLIHLYSIGYMEHDERRRRFFGYLNLFLAAMLLLVLADNYLLLYVGWEGVGLASYLLIGFWQHKPSAATAAKKAFLVNRVGDMGLSIAIMLMFTTFGTFAFGPVLESTGETGEGKLTAIALMLLLAACGKSAQVPLQSWLGDAMEGPTPVSALIHAATMVTAGVYLIVRSADIFNAAPDAQLVTTVVGAVTLLFGAIVGCAKDDIKKALAGSTMSQIGYMILAAGLGPIGYVFAIMHLVTHGFFKAGLFLGAGSVMHGMNDEVDMRKYGGLRKYMPVTFVTFGLGYLAIIGFPGLSGFFSKDKIIEAAFAKGGTEGWILGSVALLGAAITAYYMTRVMLMTFFGEKRWQPDENGHEPHPHESPRSMTIPMIVLAFGSVFAGGFFSIGDRFVHWLEPVTEHAHGNPPVSATTVTLATMVVLVIGVALAYVQYGRRPVPVVAPRGSLLTRAARRDLLQDDFNHVVLVRGGEHLTRSLVYVDHTLVDGVVNGTAASMGGLSGRLRKLQNGYARSYAVSMFGGAAILIAATLLMRAV; encoded by the coding sequence GTGGAGAACCTGATTGCGCTGCTTGTGGCGGCGCCTCTGCTCGGAGCGGCCGTACTGCTGTGCGGCGGCCGGCGGCTGGACGCCGTCGGCCACTTGATCGGTACGGCTCTCTCGTCCGTCTCCTTCGTGATCGGCGCGATCCTCTTCGCCGACATGCTGGGGAAGGACGCCGAACACCGGGCCATCGGCCAGCACCTGTTCAGCTGGATCCCCGTAGAGGGCTTCCAGGCGGACGTGGCCTTCCAGCTCGACCAGCTGTCGATGACGTTCGTGCTGCTGATCACGGGCGTCGGCTCGCTGATCCACCTGTACTCCATCGGGTACATGGAGCACGACGAGCGGCGCCGCCGTTTCTTCGGCTATCTGAACCTGTTCCTCGCGGCGATGCTGCTGCTCGTCCTCGCGGACAACTACCTGCTGCTTTACGTCGGCTGGGAGGGCGTCGGCCTCGCCTCGTACCTCCTGATCGGTTTCTGGCAGCACAAGCCCAGCGCCGCCACCGCCGCGAAGAAGGCCTTCCTGGTCAACCGCGTCGGCGACATGGGCCTGTCGATCGCGATCATGCTGATGTTCACCACCTTCGGGACCTTCGCCTTCGGGCCGGTCCTGGAGTCCACCGGTGAGACCGGCGAGGGCAAGCTGACCGCCATCGCCCTGATGCTGCTGCTCGCAGCCTGCGGCAAGTCCGCCCAGGTACCGCTGCAGTCCTGGCTCGGGGACGCGATGGAGGGCCCGACCCCGGTCTCGGCCCTCATCCACGCCGCGACCATGGTGACCGCGGGCGTGTACCTGATCGTCCGCTCCGCCGACATCTTCAACGCCGCGCCGGACGCCCAGCTCGTGACCACCGTGGTCGGAGCGGTCACGCTCCTCTTCGGTGCGATCGTCGGTTGCGCCAAGGACGACATCAAGAAGGCACTCGCCGGTTCGACCATGTCGCAGATCGGCTACATGATCCTCGCGGCGGGCCTCGGTCCCATCGGCTACGTCTTCGCGATCATGCACCTGGTGACGCACGGCTTCTTCAAGGCCGGGCTCTTCCTCGGCGCCGGTTCGGTCATGCACGGCATGAACGACGAGGTCGACATGAGGAAGTACGGCGGCCTCAGGAAGTACATGCCGGTCACCTTCGTGACGTTCGGCCTCGGTTACCTGGCCATCATCGGCTTCCCAGGCCTGTCCGGCTTCTTCTCCAAGGACAAGATCATCGAGGCGGCCTTCGCCAAGGGCGGCACCGAGGGCTGGATCCTCGGCAGCGTGGCCCTGCTCGGCGCGGCCATCACCGCGTACTACATGACGCGCGTGATGCTGATGACCTTCTTCGGAGAGAAGCGCTGGCAGCCGGACGAGAACGGCCACGAGCCGCACCCGCACGAGTCCCCCAGGTCCATGACGATCCCGATGATCGTGCTGGCCTTCGGATCGGTCTTCGCGGGCGGGTTCTTCAGCATCGGTGACCGCTTCGTGCACTGGCTGGAGCCCGTCACCGAGCACGCGCACGGCAACCCGCCGGTCAGCGCGACGACGGTCACGCTCGCCACCATGGTCGTGCTCGTCATCGGCGTCGCTCTGGCCTACGTCCAGTACGGGCGCCGTCCCGTCCCGGTGGTCGCCCCGCGCGGCTCCCTGCTCACCCGGGCCGCCCGGCGCGACCTCCTCCAGGACGACTTCAACCACGTCGTCCTCGTACGCGGCGGAGAGCACCTCACGCGCTCCCTGGTGTACGTCGACCACACGCTGGTCGACGGGGTCGTGAACGGCACGGCGGCCTCGATGGGCGGCCTCTCCGGACGGCTCCGCAAGCTGCAGAACGGCTATGCGCGGTCGTACGCGGTCTCCATGTTCGGCGGTGCTGCGATCCTCATCGCCGCGACCCTGCTGATGAGGGCGGTCTGA
- the nuoI gene encoding NADH-quinone oxidoreductase subunit NuoI: protein MADEQKETKPGFQNPVAGFGVTFKAMFKKRLTEQYPEQPKTTAPRFHGRHQLNRHPDGLEKCIGCELCAWACPADAIYVEGAENTEEERYSPGERYGRVYQINYARCILCGLCIEACPTRALTMTNEFELADSSRANLIYTKEQLLAGLEEGMVESPHSIFPGMDEGDYYRGMVTEAAPGTVPQVAVSKGEKPEEEGADA from the coding sequence ATGGCTGATGAGCAGAAGGAGACCAAACCCGGTTTCCAGAACCCCGTCGCAGGCTTCGGCGTGACCTTCAAGGCCATGTTCAAGAAGCGGCTGACCGAGCAGTATCCGGAGCAGCCGAAGACCACCGCCCCGCGGTTCCACGGCCGGCACCAGCTCAACCGCCATCCGGACGGCCTGGAGAAGTGCATCGGCTGCGAGCTGTGCGCCTGGGCCTGTCCCGCGGACGCCATCTATGTGGAGGGCGCGGAGAACACCGAGGAGGAGCGCTACTCCCCGGGCGAGCGGTACGGCCGCGTCTACCAGATCAACTACGCCCGCTGCATCCTGTGCGGCCTGTGCATCGAGGCGTGCCCCACGCGCGCGCTCACGATGACGAACGAGTTCGAGCTGGCCGACAGCAGCCGCGCCAACCTCATCTACACCAAGGAGCAGCTGCTCGCCGGTCTGGAGGAGGGCATGGTCGAGTCGCCGCACTCGATCTTCCCGGGCATGGACGAGGGCGACTACTACCGGGGCATGGTCACGGAGGCCGCGCCCGGCACGGTGCCCCAGGTGGCCGTTTCCAAGGGAGAGAAGCCCGAGGAAGAGGGGGCGGACGCATGA
- the nuoN gene encoding NADH-quinone oxidoreductase subunit NuoN: MSATAVHSLWTMAADPIDKIDAPKIEYGQLSPTLIVIGAAIIGILVEAFVPRKSRYYVQLFVSVVALVAAFAAVVGLAAGGYGTTKAGIAAMGAIAVDGPSLFLQGTILLAGVLGVFTFAERRLDPVAHGNRVDSFAAQAASVPGSDSEKAAVKAGFATTEVFPLLLFAIGGMLVFPSANDLLTLFIALEVFSLPLYLLCAVARRKRIMSQEAAVKYFLLGAFASAFTLFGIALLYGYAGSVSYATIAQVVDGTIGTVNPALAGTMGNDALLLIGAAMVVMGLLFKVGAVPFHMWTPDVYQGAPTPVTGFMAAATKVAAFGALLRLLYVVLPGLRWDWRPVMMGVAVVTMLGGAIVAITQTDIKRLLAYSSIAHAGFILAGVIAMTPDGVSSVLFYLGAYSFVTIGAFAVVTLVRDAGGEATHLSKWAGLGRRSPLVAAVFAVFLLAFAGIPLTSGFAGKFAVFKAAAEGGAGALVVVGVISSAIAAFFYIRVIVLMFFSEPRPEGPTVAVPSPLTMTAIAVGVAVTLVLGVAPQYFLDLAGQAGVFVR, encoded by the coding sequence GTGAGCGCTACAGCCGTCCACAGCCTGTGGACAATGGCGGCCGACCCGATCGACAAGATCGACGCGCCGAAGATCGAATACGGGCAGTTGTCGCCCACCCTGATCGTCATCGGTGCGGCGATCATCGGGATCCTGGTCGAGGCCTTCGTGCCCCGGAAGTCCCGCTACTACGTCCAGTTGTTCGTGTCCGTCGTCGCCCTCGTCGCAGCCTTCGCCGCGGTCGTGGGACTCGCGGCCGGCGGATACGGCACCACGAAGGCCGGTATCGCCGCGATGGGTGCCATCGCGGTCGACGGGCCCTCGCTGTTCCTGCAGGGCACGATCCTGCTGGCCGGTGTGCTCGGCGTGTTCACGTTCGCCGAGCGGCGTCTCGACCCGGTGGCGCACGGCAACCGCGTCGACTCGTTCGCCGCGCAGGCCGCGTCCGTGCCGGGCAGCGACAGCGAGAAGGCCGCGGTCAAGGCCGGGTTCGCCACGACCGAGGTGTTCCCGCTGCTGCTCTTCGCGATCGGCGGCATGCTCGTCTTCCCGTCGGCGAACGACCTGCTGACGCTGTTCATCGCCCTGGAAGTCTTCTCACTGCCGCTCTACCTCCTGTGCGCCGTGGCCCGCCGCAAGCGGATCATGTCGCAGGAGGCCGCGGTCAAGTACTTCCTGCTCGGCGCCTTCGCCTCCGCGTTCACCCTCTTCGGCATCGCCCTGCTGTACGGCTACGCCGGTTCGGTGTCGTACGCCACGATCGCGCAGGTCGTCGACGGCACCATCGGGACGGTGAACCCGGCACTCGCCGGCACCATGGGCAACGACGCGCTGCTGCTCATCGGCGCCGCGATGGTCGTGATGGGCCTGCTCTTCAAGGTCGGCGCGGTGCCGTTCCACATGTGGACCCCGGACGTCTACCAGGGCGCGCCGACCCCGGTGACCGGCTTCATGGCCGCCGCGACCAAGGTGGCCGCCTTCGGCGCGCTGCTGCGGCTGCTGTACGTCGTGCTGCCGGGCCTGCGCTGGGACTGGCGGCCGGTGATGATGGGCGTGGCGGTCGTCACCATGCTGGGCGGCGCGATCGTCGCGATCACCCAGACCGACATCAAGCGGCTCCTCGCGTACTCGTCGATCGCGCACGCGGGATTCATCCTCGCGGGTGTCATCGCGATGACACCGGACGGCGTCTCGTCGGTGCTGTTCTACCTGGGCGCGTACTCGTTCGTCACGATCGGCGCTTTCGCGGTGGTCACCCTCGTACGGGACGCGGGCGGCGAGGCCACGCACCTGTCCAAGTGGGCCGGTCTCGGACGCAGGTCACCACTGGTGGCCGCCGTGTTCGCGGTCTTCCTGCTGGCCTTCGCGGGCATCCCGCTGACCTCCGGTTTCGCCGGGAAGTTCGCCGTGTTCAAGGCGGCGGCCGAGGGCGGCGCGGGAGCGCTGGTCGTGGTCGGTGTGATCTCGTCGGCCATCGCGGCGTTCTTCTACATCCGCGTGATCGTGCTGATGTTCTTCAGCGAGCCGCGTCCGGAGGGACCGACGGTCGCCGTGCCGTCGCCGCTCACGATGACGGCGATCGCGGTGGGCGTGGCGGTCACGCTGGTACTCGGTGTGGCGCCGCAGTACTTCCTCGACCTGGCAGGTCAGGCGGGCGTCTTCGTGCGCTGA
- the nuoH gene encoding NADH-quinone oxidoreductase subunit NuoH, which produces MTGNLAAPVYLAAEDLSMFGRDPWWLVVIKAVFCFAFLMITVLFSIVWERKVVAWMQLRIGPNRHGPWGMLQSLADGIKLMLKEDLIVKRADKAVYILAPIVAAIPAFMAIAVIPFGPADNQISIFGQRTTMQLTDLPIAMLYILAVASVGIYGIVLAGWSSGSTYPLLGGLRSCAQMISYEIAMGAAFASVFLYSGSMSTSEIVAQQQDRWYIILLPVSFLIYIVTMVGETNRAPFDMPESEGDLVGGFNTEYSSIKFALFMLAEYVNMVTVSAVSVTLFLGGWRAPWPVSTFWEGANHGWWPMLWFVIKVQLLLFFFIWLRGTLPRVRYDQLMKLGWKVLIPVSVVWLMCVATVRTLRNENYDFADIALYVAGAVLVLLLLSFIADMYRDRKDAQETPEEPVAFDPMAGGFPVPPLPGQELPPVPRRRPRRERELIVSGGVNTDSDGTDGPRDGKEASDG; this is translated from the coding sequence ATGACCGGAAACCTCGCCGCGCCCGTGTACCTGGCCGCGGAGGACCTCTCCATGTTCGGCCGCGACCCCTGGTGGCTCGTCGTCATCAAGGCGGTCTTCTGCTTCGCCTTCCTGATGATCACCGTGCTGTTCTCCATCGTGTGGGAGCGCAAGGTCGTCGCCTGGATGCAGCTGCGCATCGGCCCCAACCGGCACGGCCCCTGGGGCATGCTCCAGTCGCTCGCCGACGGCATCAAGCTGATGCTCAAGGAAGACCTGATCGTCAAGCGCGCCGACAAGGCCGTCTACATCCTGGCGCCCATCGTGGCCGCGATCCCGGCCTTCATGGCGATCGCCGTGATCCCCTTCGGGCCGGCCGACAACCAGATCTCGATCTTCGGCCAGCGCACCACGATGCAGCTCACCGACCTCCCGATCGCGATGCTCTACATCCTCGCGGTCGCCTCGGTGGGCATCTACGGGATCGTGCTCGCGGGCTGGTCCTCCGGGTCGACGTACCCGCTCCTGGGCGGTCTGCGCTCCTGCGCGCAGATGATCTCGTACGAGATCGCCATGGGCGCCGCGTTCGCGTCGGTGTTCCTGTACTCCGGCTCGATGTCGACCTCGGAGATCGTCGCCCAGCAGCAGGACCGCTGGTACATCATCCTGCTGCCGGTGTCGTTCCTGATCTACATCGTGACGATGGTCGGCGAGACCAACCGCGCCCCCTTCGACATGCCGGAGTCCGAGGGCGACCTGGTCGGCGGCTTCAACACCGAGTACTCGTCCATCAAGTTCGCGCTGTTCATGCTCGCCGAGTACGTGAACATGGTGACCGTCTCGGCGGTCTCCGTGACGCTCTTCCTGGGCGGCTGGCGGGCCCCCTGGCCGGTCAGCACCTTCTGGGAGGGCGCGAACCACGGCTGGTGGCCGATGCTCTGGTTCGTCATCAAGGTGCAACTGCTGCTGTTCTTCTTCATCTGGCTGCGCGGCACGCTGCCCCGCGTCCGCTACGACCAGCTGATGAAGCTCGGCTGGAAGGTCCTCATCCCGGTCTCCGTGGTCTGGCTGATGTGCGTCGCGACCGTACGGACCCTGCGGAACGAGAACTACGACTTCGCCGACATCGCCCTGTACGTGGCGGGCGCGGTCCTTGTCCTGCTGTTGCTGTCCTTCATCGCCGACATGTACCGCGACCGGAAGGACGCCCAGGAGACGCCGGAAGAACCCGTTGCCTTCGACCCGATGGCGGGCGGGTTCCCCGTACCGCCGCTGCCCGGACAGGAGCTGCCGCCGGTGCCCCGGCGACGTCCGCGCCGGGAGCGGGAGTTGATTGTCAGTGGCGGCGTGAATACTGACAGTGACGGAACCGATGGACCTCGTGACGGAAAGGAGGCGTCCGATGGCTGA
- the nuoK gene encoding NADH-quinone oxidoreductase subunit NuoK — protein MNPVNYLYLAALLFTIGATGVLIRRNAIVVFMCIELMLNACNLAFVAFSRMHGNLDGQIIAFFTMVVAAAEVVVGLAIIVSLFRSRHSASVDDASLMKL, from the coding sequence GTGAACCCCGTCAACTACCTCTACCTCGCCGCCCTGTTGTTCACGATCGGCGCCACCGGCGTCCTGATCAGGCGCAACGCGATCGTGGTGTTCATGTGCATCGAGCTGATGCTCAACGCCTGCAATCTCGCGTTCGTCGCCTTCTCCCGGATGCACGGCAATCTCGACGGCCAGATCATCGCCTTCTTCACGATGGTCGTCGCCGCCGCGGAGGTCGTGGTCGGGCTCGCGATCATCGTGTCGCTGTTCCGTTCCCGCCACTCGGCCTCGGTCGACGACGCCAGCCTGATGAAGCTGTAA
- a CDS encoding NADH-quinone oxidoreductase subunit J yields the protein MSAQLAAHATSLAAYSTSTGEAFQFWILGTVAVIGALCTVFMKKAVHSALCLAGTMIILAVFYLANGAYFLGIVQVVVYTGAIMMLFLFVVMLVGVTAADSLKETIKGQRWLALLCGLGFGILLCAGIGNASLTEFNGLTQANSGGNVEGLAALIFTKYVFAFEITGALLITAAVGAMVLTHRERTERAKTQRELAEERVRANKQLPPLPAPGVYARHNAVDIAGLLPDGTPSELTVIKTLRDRGQIRDVSDEAIKDLKALEQRSEERLGREEREEEAAK from the coding sequence ATGAGCGCGCAACTCGCCGCCCACGCCACCTCCCTCGCGGCCTACTCGACGTCCACCGGCGAGGCCTTCCAGTTCTGGATCCTCGGAACCGTCGCGGTGATCGGCGCCCTGTGCACCGTCTTCATGAAGAAGGCCGTGCACAGCGCGCTCTGCCTCGCCGGGACCATGATCATCCTGGCGGTGTTCTACCTCGCCAACGGCGCGTACTTCCTGGGCATCGTCCAGGTCGTCGTCTACACCGGCGCGATCATGATGCTGTTCCTCTTCGTGGTCATGCTCGTCGGTGTCACCGCGGCGGACTCCCTGAAGGAGACCATCAAGGGCCAGCGCTGGCTGGCCCTCCTGTGCGGCCTCGGCTTCGGAATCCTGCTCTGCGCGGGCATCGGCAACGCGTCGCTGACGGAGTTCAACGGCCTGACCCAGGCCAACTCCGGTGGCAACGTGGAGGGTCTGGCGGCCCTCATCTTCACGAAGTACGTCTTCGCCTTCGAGATCACCGGCGCCCTGCTCATCACGGCCGCCGTCGGCGCCATGGTGCTCACCCACCGCGAGCGCACCGAGCGGGCCAAGACCCAGCGCGAACTGGCCGAGGAGCGCGTGCGGGCGAACAAGCAGCTCCCGCCGCTGCCCGCCCCCGGCGTCTACGCCCGGCACAACGCGGTGGACATCGCAGGCCTCCTGCCGGACGGCACCCCGTCCGAGCTCACCGTCATCAAGACACTGCGTGACCGCGGCCAGATCCGCGACGTGTCGGACGAGGCGATCAAGGACCTCAAGGCGCTGGAGCAGCGCTCCGAGGAGCGGCTCGGCCGCGAAGAGCGGGAAGAGGAGGCCGCGAAGTGA